TGGAGACCATTCTCGGCCCCGACGAAGAAGTCGCCGTGCCGGCAGAACTCGAGGCCCAGCTCGCCGCCCTGGAGGAAAAGGGAATCGCCGTGCAGCACTTGTTCCAGGCTTGGCGTGCCCTCGGCCTGCCGGCCCCCGAGCCCCTCGCGGTGGGGGCCGCCACGGCCGCGACCGGCGGGCCGGGGCGCAACGAGGCTTGCCCCTGCGGCAGTGGCAAGAAATACAAGAAGTGTTGTGGGGCCAACTGATCCGTGGCTGACCCCTGCCTGAGTTGCGGTGCCTGCTGTGCCAGCTTCCGGGTGGATTTCCATGTGGCAGACCTGGAGACCACACC
This DNA window, taken from Candidatus Hydrogenedentota bacterium, encodes the following:
- a CDS encoding SEC-C domain-containing protein, with the protein product IGDEDGDEEGEAEGWQPFCYAQGGDDDPAIGEEWSTGFEQGFEMWPSEWPDKVGDTTIAEALLETILGPDEEVAVPAELEAQLAALEEKGIAVQHLFQAWRALGLPAPEPLAVGAATAATGGPGRNEACPCGSGKKYKKCCGAN